In a genomic window of Sulfuricaulis sp.:
- the tatA gene encoding Sec-independent protein translocase subunit TatA, whose protein sequence is MGTFSIWHWLVVLVIVLLIFGTKKLRNLGGDLGGAIKSFKQSMKEGSDDSSSETDENEQAKKIKKNSGRVIDAEVTSKKKQKS, encoded by the coding sequence ATGGGTACATTCAGCATTTGGCACTGGTTAGTCGTCCTGGTTATTGTGTTGCTGATTTTTGGCACCAAGAAGCTGCGCAATCTTGGCGGCGACCTCGGTGGCGCCATCAAGAGCTTCAAGCAGTCGATGAAGGAAGGCAGCGACGACTCTTCGTCAGAGACAGATGAGAATGAGCAGGCCAAAAAGATCAAGAAAAACTCCGGCCGTGTGATTGACGCGGAAGTCACTTCCAAGAAGAAACAAAAGAGCTAG
- a CDS encoding cytochrome c1: MKKLLMLVVILGLPAGVFASGGHKSCGTVECDPVDVDLSDRASLQRGARIFVNYCLSCHSASYMRYNRMGRDLGISDELVKDNLLFAADKVGDLMKAVMPREDARDWFGVAPPDLSLIARSRKPAWVYTYMRSFYRDNKSPSGWNNTVFAHVAMPHVLYEWQGDQRAVFKKDAHGAEVFERLELERVGTMDKKDYDRAMRDLTNFLVYLGEPAKLVRYELGIYVLIFLAVFLVFAYLLKKEYWKDIH; encoded by the coding sequence ATGAAAAAGCTCCTGATGTTGGTGGTCATCCTGGGTCTGCCGGCCGGCGTGTTCGCGTCGGGCGGACATAAATCCTGCGGCACGGTCGAGTGCGATCCCGTCGATGTCGATCTCAGCGACAGGGCCTCGCTGCAACGTGGGGCGCGCATTTTTGTCAACTACTGCCTGTCCTGTCACAGCGCGAGTTACATGCGCTACAACCGCATGGGCCGCGATCTCGGCATCAGCGACGAGCTGGTCAAGGACAATCTGCTGTTTGCCGCCGACAAGGTGGGCGACCTGATGAAGGCGGTGATGCCCAGGGAAGACGCGCGCGACTGGTTCGGAGTGGCCCCACCCGATCTGTCGTTGATCGCGCGTTCGCGCAAGCCGGCCTGGGTCTACACCTACATGCGCAGTTTCTATCGCGACAACAAGTCGCCGTCTGGCTGGAACAACACGGTGTTCGCGCACGTGGCCATGCCCCACGTGCTGTATGAGTGGCAGGGCGATCAACGCGCTGTGTTCAAGAAGGACGCCCACGGCGCCGAGGTGTTCGAGCGCCTCGAGCTGGAACGTGTTGGTACCATGGACAAGAAGGATTACGACCGCGCCATGCGCGACCTGACGAATTTCCTGGTTTATCTTGGCGAGCCGGCCAAGTTGGTGCGTTACGAGCTCGGCATCTACGTGCTCATTTTCCTGGCGGTATTCCTGGTGTTTGCCTATCTGCTCAAGAAGGAATACTGGAAGGACATCCACTGA
- a CDS encoding phosphoribosyl-ATP diphosphatase: protein MSDVLKKLAAVLESRKGADPQSSYVAGLYAKGLDAILKKIGEEATETVLAAKTGERAKIIHETADLWFHTLIMLAQTGLKPDDILAELDRRFGVSGLDEKASRTRQ, encoded by the coding sequence ATGTCTGACGTCCTGAAAAAACTGGCCGCGGTGCTGGAGTCACGCAAAGGGGCCGACCCGCAAAGCTCCTATGTCGCGGGTTTGTATGCCAAGGGGCTGGACGCGATTCTCAAGAAGATTGGCGAGGAAGCGACTGAAACGGTGCTCGCCGCTAAAACCGGTGAGCGTGCCAAAATCATTCATGAGACCGCCGACTTGTGGTTTCACACGCTGATTATGCTTGCGCAAACGGGACTGAAGCCGGATGATATCCTGGCGGAGCTGGATCGGCGTTTCGGCGTGTCTGGTCTGGATGAAAAAGCCTCGCGTACGCGTCAGTAA
- the tatB gene encoding Sec-independent protein translocase protein TatB, with protein MFDIGFSELVAVGLIALIVLGPKRLPEVARTAGRWMGQLRRFIADVKQDIDREVNSEDLAELRKLKLELNDTRRMMQNTSGELVKGFTEITPEPSSPTIHSPETTALPHTSFENAKRSRARAKSGTGKKHGKARKARRR; from the coding sequence ATGTTTGACATCGGCTTTTCCGAACTGGTGGCGGTCGGCCTGATTGCGTTAATCGTGCTGGGCCCGAAGCGGCTGCCCGAGGTGGCGCGCACTGCCGGCCGCTGGATGGGGCAATTGCGGCGCTTCATCGCTGACGTCAAGCAGGATATCGACCGCGAGGTCAATTCCGAAGATCTGGCGGAACTGCGCAAGCTCAAGCTGGAGCTGAACGACACTCGCCGGATGATGCAGAACACATCGGGCGAGCTGGTGAAGGGGTTTACGGAAATCACGCCCGAGCCTTCCAGTCCCACGATTCATTCCCCGGAAACAACGGCATTGCCGCACACGTCGTTCGAAAATGCGAAGCGCAGCCGTGCCCGCGCTAAATCTGGGACGGGAAAAAAACATGGCAAAGCCCGAAAAGCCCGGCGCCGCTGA
- a CDS encoding Do family serine endopeptidase, which produces MISRHTLSYLTQAIVLGLALAFVVMYFWPQIAGQETTTVEIRQTTPETSPRPAGGPYSYATAVDKASPAVVNINTAKVVTVRPHPFFDDPAFRQFFGGGNNLITPRKRVETSLGSGVIMSEQGYILTNHHVIQGADAIQVSLQDGRMVQAKVVGSDPETDVAVLKIDLKMLPVMTLGHSDNLRVGDVVLAIGNPFGVGQTVTMGIVSATGRNKLGINTFENFIQTDAAINPGNSGGALIDAEGHLVGINTAIFSRSGGNQGIGFAIPTSLAQNVMEEIIEHGRPRRGWLGVEAQSITPQIARALELKNTTGVVVVGVVRGGPAHNAGLQPGDVLIAIDGKRIIEAREALLIISSRKPGSRVKMEVLREGKSIMLEATAIERPARAAVTK; this is translated from the coding sequence ATGATTTCGCGCCATACCTTGTCTTACCTGACCCAAGCCATTGTCCTGGGGCTGGCCCTGGCCTTTGTCGTAATGTATTTCTGGCCACAGATCGCCGGGCAAGAAACCACGACCGTGGAAATCCGCCAGACCACACCCGAGACCTCGCCACGGCCGGCCGGCGGACCCTACTCCTATGCGACGGCGGTGGACAAGGCCTCACCTGCGGTGGTCAACATCAACACCGCCAAGGTGGTCACCGTTCGACCGCATCCGTTCTTCGATGACCCGGCATTCCGCCAGTTCTTCGGTGGCGGCAACAATCTGATCACACCGCGCAAGCGCGTCGAGACCAGCCTCGGCTCCGGCGTCATCATGAGCGAGCAGGGATACATCCTGACGAATCACCATGTCATTCAGGGCGCGGATGCGATTCAGGTATCTCTGCAGGACGGGCGCATGGTGCAGGCCAAGGTGGTGGGCAGCGATCCGGAAACGGATGTCGCGGTGCTGAAAATCGATCTCAAGATGCTGCCGGTGATGACGCTCGGTCACTCCGACAACCTGCGCGTCGGCGACGTGGTGCTGGCCATCGGCAATCCCTTCGGCGTGGGACAGACCGTGACCATGGGCATCGTCAGCGCCACCGGCCGCAACAAGCTCGGTATCAACACCTTTGAGAATTTTATTCAGACCGACGCCGCCATCAACCCGGGTAATTCGGGCGGCGCGCTGATCGACGCCGAGGGCCACCTGGTCGGCATCAACACCGCCATCTTCTCGCGCAGTGGCGGTAACCAGGGCATCGGTTTCGCCATACCCACCAGCCTCGCCCAGAATGTGATGGAAGAAATCATCGAACATGGCCGCCCGCGGCGCGGCTGGCTCGGCGTCGAGGCGCAATCGATTACCCCACAAATTGCACGTGCGCTCGAACTCAAGAATACCACCGGTGTGGTGGTGGTTGGCGTGGTGCGCGGTGGTCCCGCACATAACGCGGGCCTGCAACCGGGAGACGTGCTGATCGCCATCGATGGCAAAAGAATCATCGAGGCACGTGAGGCCCTGCTGATAATCTCCAGCCGCAAGCCCGGCAGTCGCGTAAAGATGGAAGTACTGCGCGAGGGAAAATCGATAATGCTGGAAGCCACGGCCATCGAGCGTCCGGCGCGCGCGGCAGTCACAAAATAA
- the hisI gene encoding phosphoribosyl-AMP cyclohydrolase produces the protein MTDSWLDAVKWNAEGLVPAIAQEAGSGKVLTLAWMNREALAATAQEKRTVYWSRSRRKLWRKGEESGHVQTVKDVRLDCDNDAVLLIVEQKGGIACHTGRERCFYQQLQGDRWVAVEPVIKSEQEIYGRK, from the coding sequence ATGACCGATTCTTGGCTCGATGCGGTGAAGTGGAATGCTGAAGGTCTGGTCCCTGCCATTGCACAGGAGGCCGGCAGCGGCAAAGTGCTGACGCTCGCGTGGATGAACCGCGAGGCGCTGGCGGCGACAGCACAGGAGAAGCGCACAGTGTACTGGTCGCGCTCGCGCCGCAAGCTGTGGCGCAAGGGTGAGGAATCCGGGCACGTGCAGACGGTGAAAGACGTTCGCCTCGACTGTGACAACGACGCCGTGCTGCTGATTGTCGAACAGAAGGGCGGGATCGCCTGCCACACCGGACGCGAGCGTTGTTTCTATCAGCAATTGCAGGGTGACCGTTGGGTGGCGGTCGAGCCGGTCATCAAGAGCGAACAGGAAATTTATGGCAGGAAGTGA
- the petA gene encoding ubiquinol-cytochrome c reductase iron-sulfur subunit: MGEEVVNPRRRRLLAITSGLGVVGTAFALTPFVLSMFPSARARAAGAPVEVDISKLESGQLLTVEWQGKPVWILRRTPAMLKSLPEAEPLLADPGSKVVDQQPSYAQNGARSIKPEILVLVGICTHLGCSPDRRLDAGIASGLGDDWKGGFFCPCHGSKFDLAGRVFKNVPAPTNLVVPPHGYLSDTRIIIGADQKGAA; encoded by the coding sequence ATGGGTGAAGAGGTTGTCAATCCGCGCCGCCGGCGCTTGCTGGCGATCACCAGCGGATTAGGAGTGGTTGGAACGGCCTTTGCGCTCACCCCCTTCGTCCTCAGCATGTTCCCGAGCGCGCGCGCCAGGGCCGCCGGCGCGCCGGTCGAGGTCGATATCAGCAAGCTCGAGTCCGGCCAGTTGCTCACGGTCGAGTGGCAGGGCAAGCCGGTGTGGATCCTGCGCCGTACGCCAGCCATGCTGAAGTCACTTCCCGAAGCTGAACCGCTTCTGGCCGATCCGGGGTCCAAAGTCGTCGACCAGCAACCTTCTTATGCGCAAAACGGGGCGCGCTCCATCAAGCCGGAAATCCTCGTGCTGGTCGGTATCTGCACGCATCTGGGCTGTTCGCCCGACAGGCGTCTCGACGCCGGTATTGCCTCGGGTCTCGGTGACGACTGGAAGGGCGGGTTTTTCTGCCCCTGCCACGGTTCCAAGTTCGATCTCGCCGGTCGCGTTTTCAAGAACGTCCCGGCGCCCACCAATCTGGTGGTGCCACCACATGGCTATCTCTCCGACACGCGCATTATCATTGGCGCTGACCAGAAAGGAGCCGCGTAA
- the hisA gene encoding 1-(5-phosphoribosyl)-5-[(5-phosphoribosylamino)methylideneamino]imidazole-4-carboxamide isomerase has product MLIIPAIDIKDGKCVRLRQGRMNDETVFSDDPVAMAKRWVEAGARRLHIVDLNGAVAGKPVNAAVIQAILSAFPDVPVQVGGGIRDEDTIQAYIEMGVRYVILGTKAVNAPHFVSDVCMEFPGHIIVGLDAKDGKVAIDGWSKLSGHDVVDLAQKFQDDGVEAIIYTDIGRDGMMTGVNIEATVKLANAITIPVIASGGITNIDDIRKVCEVGEAGIVGAITGRAIYEGTLDFAAAQKLADELSKDS; this is encoded by the coding sequence GTGCTGATCATTCCCGCGATTGATATCAAAGACGGCAAATGCGTGCGCTTGCGTCAGGGACGCATGAACGATGAAACGGTTTTTTCCGACGACCCGGTGGCAATGGCCAAACGTTGGGTGGAGGCCGGTGCGCGGCGCCTGCATATTGTCGATCTCAATGGCGCCGTGGCCGGCAAGCCGGTAAACGCCGCAGTCATCCAGGCCATCTTGTCCGCCTTCCCCGATGTGCCGGTGCAGGTGGGTGGCGGCATCCGCGACGAGGACACCATTCAGGCCTATATCGAGATGGGCGTACGCTACGTGATTCTGGGCACCAAGGCGGTGAACGCGCCGCATTTCGTGAGTGACGTATGCATGGAATTTCCCGGCCACATTATTGTTGGGCTCGATGCCAAGGACGGTAAGGTCGCCATCGACGGCTGGTCCAAGCTCTCGGGGCATGATGTGGTCGATCTGGCCCAGAAATTCCAGGACGATGGTGTCGAGGCGATTATCTACACCGATATCGGCCGTGATGGCATGATGACCGGTGTAAATATCGAGGCCACGGTAAAACTGGCCAATGCCATTACCATCCCGGTCATTGCCTCTGGCGGCATTACCAATATTGATGACATTCGCAAGGTTTGCGAAGTGGGAGAAGCAGGTATTGTCGGCGCCATTACCGGTCGCGCCATTTATGAAGGTACGCTCGATTTCGCCGCCGCGCAGAAACTCGCGGACGAATTAAGTAAGGATTCTTAA
- the tatC gene encoding twin-arginine translocase subunit TatC produces the protein MAKPEKPGAAEGSLISHLLELRDRLLYSVITIAVVFFGLIPFASEVYTVVAKPLMGVLPAGATMIATEVASPFLTPIKLTLAVAIVITIPFLLYQLWAFVAPGLYKHERRLVFPLLLSSTILFYGGMAFAYFVVFPMAFGFFVHALPPGVTMMTDIRSYMDFVFSMFFAFGIAFEVPIAVILLARMGVINPDTLGQKRPYVILWAFIVAAVITPPDVFSQFFLAVPMIILFEVGLFVARLMKRAADAAVDSGRRNLTEDEIEAEFNKQD, from the coding sequence ATGGCAAAGCCCGAAAAGCCCGGCGCCGCTGAAGGCAGCCTGATTTCGCACCTGCTGGAGCTGCGCGACCGCCTGCTCTACTCGGTGATTACTATTGCCGTGGTGTTCTTCGGATTGATTCCGTTTGCGAGCGAAGTGTACACGGTGGTGGCCAAGCCGCTGATGGGTGTGTTGCCGGCCGGCGCCACCATGATCGCCACCGAAGTGGCCTCGCCGTTCCTCACGCCCATCAAGCTCACGCTCGCCGTGGCGATTGTGATCACGATTCCTTTCCTGTTGTATCAGCTGTGGGCCTTTGTGGCGCCGGGCCTGTACAAGCACGAGCGGCGGCTGGTGTTCCCGCTGCTGCTGTCTAGCACCATTTTGTTTTACGGCGGCATGGCTTTCGCCTATTTCGTGGTATTCCCCATGGCGTTCGGATTTTTCGTGCATGCGCTCCCGCCGGGCGTGACTATGATGACGGACATCCGTTCCTACATGGACTTCGTGTTTTCCATGTTCTTTGCCTTCGGCATTGCCTTCGAGGTGCCGATCGCGGTGATCCTGCTGGCGCGCATGGGCGTGATCAACCCCGACACGCTGGGGCAGAAGCGGCCCTACGTGATCCTGTGGGCCTTCATCGTGGCCGCGGTCATCACGCCGCCGGATGTTTTCTCGCAGTTTTTTCTGGCTGTCCCGATGATCATATTGTTCGAGGTCGGCCTTTTCGTCGCGCGCTTGATGAAACGCGCCGCTGACGCCGCCGTGGACAGTGGCCGGCGCAATCTGACCGAAGACGAGATCGAGGCCGAGTTCAACAAGCAGGATTAG
- a CDS encoding cytochrome bc complex cytochrome b subunit, which translates to MEKLLTWIDDRFPLTKVWKEHLAEYYAPKNFNFWYYFGSLALLVLVMQIVTGIFLTMHYKPDTQLAFASVEYIMRDVDWGWLIRYMHSTGASFFFIVVYLHMFRAMLYGSYQKPRELIWLFGVVIFVALMAEAFMGYLLPWGNMSYWGAQVIISLFDAIPVIGPTLSEWIRGDFVVADATLNRFFAFHVIAIPLVLVALVFVHIVALHKVGSNNPDGVEIKKKKGPDGHPLDGIPFHPYYTVKDIVGVTVFLMLFSAVMFFAPELWGWFLEPDNFVPANILQTPTEIVPLWYFTPFYSILRANVYNFLWVDAKIWGVVFMGLSIVVFFFLPWLDRSPVKSIRYRGGKYKTALAIFVVSFFILGYLGTKSPEVISLFWVKNVYWVQGFTVLYFAFFFLMPWYTKYDKTKPVPERVTSK; encoded by the coding sequence ATGGAAAAGCTGCTGACCTGGATTGACGACCGTTTCCCTCTGACCAAAGTCTGGAAAGAGCATCTCGCCGAATACTACGCGCCCAAGAATTTCAATTTCTGGTATTACTTCGGGTCGCTGGCGCTGCTGGTGTTGGTGATGCAGATCGTCACCGGTATTTTCCTCACCATGCATTACAAGCCGGACACGCAGCTGGCGTTCGCCTCCGTCGAGTACATCATGCGCGACGTGGACTGGGGCTGGCTGATCCGCTACATGCACTCCACCGGCGCCTCTTTCTTCTTTATCGTCGTGTACCTGCACATGTTCCGCGCCATGCTCTACGGTTCGTACCAGAAACCGCGCGAGCTCATCTGGCTGTTCGGCGTAGTCATCTTCGTCGCGCTCATGGCCGAGGCCTTCATGGGCTATCTGCTGCCGTGGGGCAATATGTCCTACTGGGGCGCGCAGGTGATCATCTCGCTGTTTGACGCCATCCCGGTGATAGGCCCGACACTGTCCGAATGGATACGTGGTGACTTCGTGGTGGCTGACGCAACGCTCAACCGCTTCTTCGCGTTCCATGTCATTGCCATCCCGCTGGTCCTGGTGGCGCTGGTGTTTGTGCACATCGTGGCCCTGCACAAGGTCGGCTCGAACAACCCGGACGGCGTCGAGATCAAGAAAAAGAAGGGGCCGGACGGCCACCCGCTCGACGGCATCCCGTTCCATCCCTATTACACGGTGAAGGATATCGTCGGCGTGACGGTGTTTCTCATGCTGTTCTCGGCCGTGATGTTCTTCGCGCCGGAGCTGTGGGGCTGGTTCCTCGAACCCGACAACTTCGTGCCGGCCAACATCCTGCAGACGCCCACGGAGATCGTGCCGCTGTGGTACTTCACCCCCTTTTACTCGATTCTGCGCGCCAACGTGTATAACTTCCTGTGGGTCGACGCCAAAATCTGGGGCGTGGTCTTCATGGGGCTGTCTATCGTGGTGTTTTTCTTTCTACCCTGGCTGGATCGTTCCCCGGTCAAATCCATCCGCTACCGCGGCGGGAAATATAAAACCGCCCTCGCCATTTTCGTGGTGAGCTTCTTCATTCTGGGATATCTGGGCACCAAGAGTCCGGAAGTGATCAGCCTGTTCTGGGTCAAGAACGTGTACTGGGTGCAGGGCTTCACGGTCCTGTACTTCGCTTTCTTCTTCCTGATGCCGTGGTACACCAAATATGACAAGACCAAGCCGGTGCCGGAAAGGGTGACCTCGAAATGA
- the hisF gene encoding imidazole glycerol phosphate synthase subunit HisF — translation MGLAKRIIPCLDVDNGRVVKGVRFVDIRDAGDPVEVARRYDEQGADEVTFLDITASSDNRETMVHVVEAMASQVFIPLTVGGGIRKVEDVRRMLNAGADKVAINTAAVSRPEFVREATDHFGSQCIVVAIDAKQVGPDKWEVFTHGGRQATGLDALAWARKMTEYGAGEIMLTSMDRDGTKDGFDLKLTRAVCDAVSIPVIASGGVGNLDHLVAGITHGHADAVLAASIFHFGEYTVAQAKQRMAAAGIEVRL, via the coding sequence ATGGGCCTAGCAAAAAGAATCATTCCCTGCCTCGATGTGGACAACGGTCGCGTCGTGAAGGGCGTGCGTTTTGTGGACATCCGCGATGCCGGCGATCCGGTCGAAGTCGCGCGCCGTTACGATGAACAAGGCGCGGACGAAGTGACCTTCCTCGATATCACCGCCAGCTCCGACAACCGCGAGACCATGGTGCATGTGGTGGAGGCCATGGCCAGCCAGGTTTTCATTCCGCTCACGGTGGGCGGCGGCATCCGCAAGGTCGAGGATGTGCGCCGTATGCTCAATGCCGGCGCCGACAAGGTGGCGATCAATACCGCGGCGGTGTCCCGTCCCGAATTCGTCCGGGAAGCCACGGACCATTTCGGTTCACAATGCATTGTGGTGGCGATTGATGCCAAGCAGGTGGGGCCGGACAAGTGGGAGGTTTTCACCCACGGCGGTCGCCAGGCGACCGGCCTCGATGCGCTGGCCTGGGCCAGAAAAATGACGGAATACGGCGCCGGCGAGATCATGCTGACGAGCATGGATCGCGACGGCACCAAGGATGGATTCGACCTCAAGCTGACACGCGCCGTGTGCGATGCCGTCAGTATTCCCGTGATCGCCTCCGGTGGTGTTGGCAATCTCGATCACCTCGTCGCGGGCATCACCCACGGTCACGCCGATGCGGTGCTGGCCGCCAGCATTTTCCACTTCGGGGAATACACCGTGGCGCAGGCCAAACAGCGCATGGCCGCGGCCGGCATCGAAGTAAGGCTCTAA